A portion of the Candidatus Schekmanbacteria bacterium genome contains these proteins:
- a CDS encoding sulfatase, translating into MKKKILLPAYLGLIISFGIAIILLLVRFMQGNLGKPFNLLSNYHSVLPKSLITGFRVYLGYNGQLLERIFPSNGIFQYFLFVISTLSAFTLIGFLVGIILGLVYSIICILTGIRGKQKLSSMNFECKSFWLILVLLFSINLSTGFLQSRNEGLNIILISIDTLRDDHLGCYGYSRNTTPNIDRLAGKSIIFKNVFAAAPWTLPSHVSIMTSLYPSLHRVSGAKDRIDDTRVTIAEALIRNQYTTAGVISVSWLKSFFGFNRGFQEYIEDYESKATPNPTAESITKKAILLLEELKQSEKFFLFIHYFDVHATYDPPSPYDKIFSPEFSSKKTDISRDDLIQESLRLRSPKETISREDLERIIALYDGEIGYVDSQIGVLLNTLDSMGLLNKTAIILTSDHGEEFKEHGSMSHGASLYDEVLKVPLILYNPKNTKGIKVQEPVSTIDIAPTILSISGSPIEKEFQGIDLMNIVKNNMNNQPHEDRALYSEVNIVENEKVAIKAIRKKNNKLIKSYLKADEIQDAIRKTGNKGEFFPRPLIGEEFYDLNADKSEQKNLVNLKEYMGDYLEMKSQLTDWTKNMDMAASLLPWSAKKETVKLDKKGLNELRSLGYIK; encoded by the coding sequence ATGAAGAAAAAAATATTACTTCCGGCCTATTTGGGACTTATAATCTCATTTGGCATTGCAATTATACTTTTGCTTGTTCGTTTCATGCAAGGTAATTTGGGTAAACCTTTTAATCTCTTATCAAACTACCACTCTGTTCTCCCCAAATCTTTAATAACCGGATTCAGAGTTTATCTTGGTTATAATGGTCAATTGTTAGAAAGAATATTCCCTTCAAATGGGATATTTCAATATTTCCTATTTGTCATTTCAACTTTATCAGCTTTTACATTAATTGGGTTTCTTGTGGGAATTATACTTGGATTAGTTTATTCCATTATTTGCATTTTAACAGGGATACGCGGGAAACAAAAGTTATCTTCAATGAACTTTGAGTGTAAGAGTTTTTGGCTAATCCTTGTTTTGCTTTTTTCTATTAACTTATCTACAGGCTTCTTACAATCAAGGAATGAGGGATTAAACATCATACTCATTTCCATTGATACACTTAGAGATGACCACTTAGGATGTTACGGATATTCAAGGAATACTACTCCGAATATAGATCGGTTAGCTGGAAAAAGTATTATTTTTAAAAATGTGTTTGCTGCTGCTCCCTGGACACTTCCATCACACGTATCAATTATGACCTCCCTTTATCCCAGCCTGCACAGGGTATCAGGAGCCAAAGACAGAATCGATGATACACGGGTTACAATTGCTGAAGCACTCATAAGAAATCAATATACGACAGCAGGAGTAATAAGTGTGTCATGGCTTAAATCTTTCTTCGGATTTAATCGAGGATTTCAGGAATACATAGAAGATTATGAAAGTAAAGCTACTCCGAATCCAACAGCAGAATCGATAACTAAAAAAGCTATTTTACTTCTTGAAGAACTTAAACAAAGCGAAAAGTTCTTTTTATTTATCCATTATTTTGACGTTCATGCAACATATGATCCTCCGTCCCCATATGACAAAATATTCAGCCCTGAATTCAGTTCAAAAAAAACTGATATTTCAAGAGATGATTTAATACAAGAATCTTTGAGACTCAGATCCCCAAAGGAGACGATTTCCAGGGAAGACCTGGAACGTATAATAGCACTATACGATGGAGAAATAGGATATGTTGACTCTCAAATCGGAGTTCTCCTGAACACTTTGGATTCTATGGGTTTGCTCAATAAAACTGCGATAATCTTAACTTCCGATCATGGAGAAGAATTTAAAGAACATGGTTCAATGAGCCATGGGGCTTCTCTATATGACGAAGTTCTAAAAGTCCCTCTCATTTTATACAATCCTAAAAATACAAAAGGAATTAAGGTCCAGGAACCTGTGAGTACAATTGATATCGCTCCAACTATTTTATCAATTTCAGGATCACCAATTGAAAAAGAATTCCAAGGGATTGATCTAATGAATATCGTTAAGAATAACATGAATAATCAACCACATGAAGATAGGGCTCTGTATAGCGAAGTTAATATTGTCGAGAATGAAAAAGTAGCAATCAAGGCTATTCGAAAAAAAAATAACAAGCTGATTAAATCCTATTTAAAAGCAGATGAAATTCAAGATGCAATCAGGAAGACTGGAAATAAAGGAGAATTCTTTCCACGGCCTCTTATTGGTGAAGAGTTTTATGATTTAAATGCTGACAAAAGTGAACAAAAGAATTTGGTCAATTTAAAAGAATATATGGGTGATTATTTAGAAATGAAAAGTCAGCTTACTGATTGGACAAAAAACATGGATATGGCAGCCTCTTTATTGCCTTGGTCTGCAAAAAAAGAAACCGTCAAACTGGATAAAAAGGGTTTAAATGAATTACGGTCCTTAGGCTATATAAAATAG
- a CDS encoding class I SAM-dependent methyltransferase, producing the protein MEKDHYRLIYQQEENHWWYKGMWVITESLLDQYYKDNNLNILDAGCGTGINLTKLSKFGKTFGVDFSEEALKYSKERNHKRICNSSIEFLPFKNASFDLVTSFEVLYHSGVKDDERAIKQFYAACKKNGRVLIRVPAFKILFGKHDLVVHGIRRYRKNELKDILTRAGFEIEKISYLDFFLFFPALVIRLIQRISKSEKESDIKPTNNLLNNILYYILKFESYYLRKFNFPFGISLLCIARKTD; encoded by the coding sequence ATGGAAAAAGACCATTACAGATTGATCTACCAGCAGGAAGAAAATCACTGGTGGTATAAAGGAATGTGGGTAATTACAGAATCTCTTCTGGATCAATATTACAAGGATAATAACTTGAATATCCTGGATGCGGGATGCGGGACCGGAATTAACCTTACAAAACTGAGCAAATTCGGGAAAACTTTTGGCGTAGATTTTTCAGAAGAAGCCTTGAAGTATTCAAAGGAAAGAAACCATAAAAGGATATGCAATTCTTCAATTGAATTTCTCCCGTTTAAAAACGCAAGCTTTGATCTTGTAACATCTTTTGAAGTTCTATATCACAGCGGGGTTAAAGATGATGAAAGAGCGATAAAACAATTTTATGCTGCTTGCAAAAAGAACGGAAGAGTTTTGATAAGGGTTCCTGCTTTTAAAATCCTGTTTGGTAAGCATGACCTTGTAGTACATGGGATACGAAGATATAGGAAAAATGAATTGAAAGATATTTTGACAAGGGCAGGGTTTGAAATAGAAAAAATATCATATCTTGATTTCTTTTTGTTTTTCCCGGCTTTGGTTATTAGATTGATTCAAAGAATTTCAAAATCGGAAAAGGAGTCTGATATAAAACCTACTAATAACTTATTAAACAATATCCTCTATTATATCCTTAAATTCGAATCTTATTATCTAAGAAAATTCAATTTTCCTTTCGGAATATCGTTGCTTTGCATTGCGAGAAAAACTGATTAG
- a CDS encoding DegT/DnrJ/EryC1/StrS family aminotransferase → MKIPFNNLERQYESIEPKLSKVLRNVFKSGWFILGQNVEAFEKEFADYIGKKYGIGVASGTDALFLALLASGIKRGDEVITVPNTAIPTIAAISAAGAVPVFVDINEFYTIDTSKIEKKISDKTRAIIPVHLYGQSCQMPHIINIAKKYNLQVIEDCAQSHGTEYKGVKVPFGDIGCFSFYPTKNLGAYGDGGMIVTNNEKLFQKLKLLRNYGETARFTHIIKGYNSRLDEIQAAILRIKLKHLDRWNNGRRKIAKSYSEQLKDFILTPKEDKDSRHVYHLYVVRTERRDKLKDYLYAKGIGTAIHYPIPAHLQRGYSDLRYKKGDFRTCEQFSKEILSLPLFPELRDKEIEYICTSIKKFFK, encoded by the coding sequence ATGAAAATTCCCTTCAATAATCTTGAAAGACAATATGAATCAATAGAACCCAAACTTAGCAAAGTCCTAAGAAATGTCTTCAAAAGCGGCTGGTTTATTTTAGGACAAAATGTTGAAGCCTTTGAAAAAGAGTTTGCAGATTATATCGGGAAAAAATACGGGATAGGGGTTGCATCTGGAACTGATGCTTTATTTCTTGCCTTACTTGCCAGTGGTATTAAAAGAGGAGATGAGGTTATTACAGTTCCGAACACCGCTATACCTACGATTGCGGCTATTTCTGCAGCAGGAGCAGTTCCTGTATTTGTTGATATAAATGAATTCTATACAATAGATACATCAAAGATTGAAAAAAAAATTTCTGATAAAACTCGGGCTATTATTCCTGTTCACCTTTATGGCCAGTCTTGTCAGATGCCTCATATCATTAATATTGCTAAAAAGTATAATCTTCAGGTAATCGAAGATTGTGCCCAGTCTCACGGAACAGAATATAAAGGAGTAAAAGTTCCATTCGGAGATATTGGATGTTTTAGCTTTTATCCCACCAAGAATTTAGGCGCTTATGGAGATGGTGGTATGATAGTTACTAATAATGAAAAATTATTTCAGAAACTTAAATTACTTAGAAATTATGGGGAAACCGCTAGATTTACCCACATTATTAAAGGGTACAATAGCAGGTTAGATGAAATACAAGCTGCCATATTAAGGATTAAACTGAAGCATTTAGACAGGTGGAATAATGGAAGAAGAAAGATTGCAAAATCATATAGCGAGCAGCTTAAAGACTTTATATTAACACCAAAAGAAGATAAAGATAGCAGGCATGTATATCATCTATATGTTGTTAGGACAGAGAGAAGAGATAAGTTAAAAGATTACCTGTACGCAAAAGGTATAGGAACAGCTATCCATTATCCTATCCCAGCGCACTTACAGAGAGGATATTCTGATCTCAGATATAAAAAAGGCGATTTCAGAACCTGCGAACAATTTTCAAAAGAGATTCTTTCCCTGCCTCTTTTCCCGGAATTAAGAGATAAAGAAATAGAATATATCTGCACTTCCATAAAAAAATTCTTTAAATAA
- a CDS encoding GDP-mannose 4,6-dehydratase — translation MITGGLGFIGSTLAHRLVEFGSDVLLVDSLIPDYGGNIFNINGIEDRVKVNIADIRDSYGMNYLVREQDIIFNLAGTLSHIDSMRDPFTDLQVNCVSQLSILDACLKNNLDVKILFAGTRGQYGKALYLPVDENHPLIPTDVNGINNTAGEAYHILYHKIYGLRAVSLRLTNTYGQRHMMKHSKQGFLNWFIRLAIDNQDITIYEPGAQKRDFNYVDDVVEAMLLAAASDKADGEIFNLGSGIPVSVKEIAEMIVKIAGTGRVKCIPYPKEIKAIEIGDYYADFSKITKTLSWKPKISLEEGLSRTIEYYRKYKKHYW, via the coding sequence ATGATTACGGGAGGATTGGGTTTCATAGGAAGTACTCTTGCCCACCGCCTTGTGGAATTCGGGTCCGATGTCCTTCTTGTAGATTCCCTAATCCCGGACTATGGCGGGAATATATTCAACATCAATGGTATTGAAGACAGGGTAAAGGTAAACATAGCTGATATCCGGGACAGCTACGGGATGAATTATCTCGTTAGAGAGCAAGACATAATTTTCAATTTAGCTGGAACCTTGAGCCATATAGACAGCATGAGAGACCCTTTCACAGACCTTCAGGTAAATTGTGTTAGCCAGTTATCGATTCTCGATGCATGCTTAAAAAACAATCTTGATGTCAAAATCCTTTTTGCCGGTACAAGGGGTCAATATGGTAAAGCGCTCTACCTGCCGGTAGATGAAAATCATCCATTAATACCTACTGATGTGAACGGGATAAATAATACAGCAGGCGAAGCTTATCACATCCTTTACCATAAAATTTACGGATTAAGAGCGGTGTCCCTCCGCCTAACCAATACGTATGGTCAAAGACATATGATGAAACACAGTAAACAAGGGTTCCTGAACTGGTTTATCAGGCTTGCAATCGATAATCAGGACATAACCATATATGAGCCGGGCGCTCAGAAAAGAGATTTTAATTATGTTGATGATGTAGTTGAAGCAATGTTACTTGCTGCTGCTTCAGACAAGGCTGATGGAGAGATTTTTAATTTAGGGAGCGGGATCCCGGTATCAGTCAAAGAGATAGCTGAGATGATAGTCAAAATTGCCGGGACAGGACGGGTAAAGTGTATCCCATATCCTAAAGAAATAAAGGCAATAGAGATAGGTGATTATTACGCTGATTTTAGCAAGATTACTAAAACCCTTTCCTGGAAACCTAAAATATCTCTTGAAGAAGGATTAAGCAGAACAATTGAATATTACAGGAAATACAAGAAGCATTACTGGTAA
- a CDS encoding glycosyltransferase family 2 protein, producing MKNLSITAFCPCYNDGGTIGSMVILMDETCRKLTDDYEIIVVDDGSSDHSRNILDELKLKYSKLKVILHEKNRGYGGALRSGFTAASKDMIFYTDGDFQYDVTELELLYNAMKNGIDVVNGYKIERSDPLHRKIIGRLYHYMMKVMFGLKIRDVDCDFRLIRRNVFDKIKLTYDSGVICLEMVKKIQDAGFQFAEVPVNHYFRAYGKSQFFNFRRIFNVGINVLQLWWKLVVLKGSTSGR from the coding sequence ATGAAGAATCTTAGTATTACTGCTTTTTGTCCATGCTACAATGATGGTGGAACTATTGGAAGCATGGTTATTCTTATGGATGAGACCTGCAGGAAACTCACTGACGATTATGAGATTATAGTTGTAGATGATGGGAGCTCGGATCATAGCCGGAATATACTTGATGAATTAAAACTGAAATACAGCAAATTGAAAGTAATTCTGCATGAAAAGAACAGAGGATATGGAGGAGCGCTTCGTTCAGGATTTACAGCTGCATCTAAAGATATGATATTTTATACAGACGGGGACTTCCAGTATGATGTAACTGAACTCGAACTATTATATAATGCAATGAAAAACGGAATTGATGTTGTAAATGGTTACAAAATAGAGAGGTCAGATCCCCTTCACAGAAAGATTATTGGCAGATTATATCATTACATGATGAAAGTGATGTTTGGATTGAAAATACGTGATGTGGACTGCGATTTCCGGCTTATAAGAAGGAATGTATTCGATAAAATAAAGCTTACTTATGACAGCGGGGTCATATGCCTTGAAATGGTTAAGAAGATACAGGATGCTGGTTTTCAATTTGCCGAAGTACCTGTAAATCACTATTTCAGAGCTTATGGTAAATCCCAATTTTTTAATTTCAGAAGAATATTTAATGTTGGTATTAACGTATTGCAGTTATGGTGGAAACTGGTTGTTCTAAAGGGGAGCACAAGTGGAAGATAA
- a CDS encoding phospholipid carrier-dependent glycosyltransferase, producing the protein MPELFIIGRTISAFFGSISIYLTFVLGKKLYNFRVGILSALFFALTVGFIQASHFFTVDTMLIFFMLLTMMWATDIFQKKYFKYYILAGVSLGLALSVKLTGMILFLPLFIAHLLAERKFSCRSNLGKIFSKEFIGLSIITVSVYLFLNPYSVLDFKNYWGLDESVTVLGNFFSFYQNKAYDWNDWRFSYNGNVPYWYDINNVLFFGMGFALELVSGIGIIYSIKKREKSDKFLLAFVIPFFLIVGSWKVTTMRYILPLIPFVIILGARFLVDINSGARNKTIKYFSALTIILVSLSVSFYSLSYANIYSAPDTRIQASDWIYENVKPNSVIVLENQYHYTVPLGSNRGLVGVEKSKKPIYNEKILWEYTDNRDQEYIKNHIKDRLLGADYIIVSEWYYKNYTNRLASKLAPAQYNLYKDLFSEALGYRLIKTFDSNPNLLGKVIDEAQAELLFKVFDHPKIFIFKKS; encoded by the coding sequence ATGCCGGAGCTTTTTATTATCGGCAGAACTATTTCTGCATTCTTTGGAAGCATTTCAATTTATCTAACATTCGTTTTGGGTAAAAAACTTTACAACTTTAGAGTCGGGATTCTATCAGCTCTGTTTTTTGCTTTAACAGTAGGGTTCATCCAGGCATCTCATTTTTTCACTGTTGATACAATGCTGATTTTCTTTATGCTTCTTACCATGATGTGGGCTACTGATATTTTCCAGAAAAAATATTTCAAATATTATATATTGGCAGGTGTTTCTTTAGGTTTGGCTCTCTCCGTGAAACTGACCGGAATGATACTTTTTTTGCCGTTGTTTATAGCTCATTTGCTGGCAGAAAGGAAATTCTCGTGCAGAAGCAATTTAGGAAAAATATTTTCTAAAGAATTTATCGGTTTAAGTATAATTACAGTTTCAGTATACCTTTTTTTAAATCCGTATTCTGTTTTAGATTTCAAAAACTACTGGGGATTGGATGAATCAGTAACAGTTCTTGGCAACTTTTTTTCTTTTTATCAAAATAAAGCCTATGACTGGAATGATTGGAGGTTTTCATATAATGGGAATGTCCCATACTGGTACGATATTAACAATGTTTTATTCTTTGGGATGGGCTTTGCATTAGAACTTGTTTCTGGTATCGGGATAATTTACTCCATAAAAAAAAGAGAAAAGAGTGATAAGTTTTTATTGGCATTCGTAATTCCTTTCTTCCTGATTGTTGGAAGCTGGAAAGTGACGACAATGCGATATATTCTTCCGCTAATCCCGTTTGTTATCATCCTTGGGGCACGGTTTCTAGTAGATATAAATTCAGGAGCAAGGAATAAAACCATAAAATACTTTTCTGCCTTAACTATAATTCTTGTTAGTTTATCTGTTTCTTTTTACTCTTTGTCTTATGCTAATATTTATTCAGCGCCTGATACGAGGATTCAGGCATCTGACTGGATATATGAAAATGTTAAGCCTAATTCAGTAATTGTTTTAGAAAACCAGTATCATTACACTGTACCACTTGGTTCTAATAGAGGATTAGTAGGTGTTGAGAAGTCAAAAAAACCTATATATAATGAGAAAATACTATGGGAATACACGGATAATAGGGACCAGGAATATATAAAAAATCATATCAAGGACAGATTATTGGGTGCTGATTATATAATAGTAAGTGAATGGTATTATAAAAACTATACTAACAGACTTGCATCCAAACTGGCACCAGCCCAATACAACCTCTACAAGGATTTATTTTCAGAAGCTCTTGGCTACAGATTAATAAAGACATTTGATTCAAATCCAAATCTTCTTGGAAAGGTTATTGATGAGGCTCAGGCAGAATTATTATTTAAGGTTTTTGATCACCCGAAGATTTTTATATTCAAAAAATCATAA
- a CDS encoding SGNH/GDSL hydrolase family protein: protein MQSNKKDISLEKKVLFSFVVIILFFVSLESAARIIDYIKNRHYVADFPDVIYDTHPYIPIILKPNTAFRPRNININSLGYRGKDFKIIKTPGTFRIVCIGGSTVFGIGSSSDKTTFPQLLEDVLNKKISGKKFEVINAGVPGYTTAESLIDIELRLLDLSPDLIFIYHGYNDFKPNRMPNFKSDYSHWRYREPIYIGRPFLDNFRFYTKLRNLILKYLPKNQDSSFPELKRFDTVSIEGVKAFERNLKSMIDIAKSRNIKVILSTFVIPLNDTNLKKNPEMFKALLYFTPTLTYQGVLDARTKYNNAAKELAEEENIPLVDFDKIMPQSLEYFDDYVHFNDIGAMFIGENIANSIIENYFKEK, encoded by the coding sequence ATGCAAAGTAATAAAAAAGATATTTCTCTGGAAAAAAAAGTTTTATTCTCATTCGTTGTAATAATTCTTTTTTTTGTTTCTTTAGAATCGGCAGCAAGAATCATTGATTATATTAAGAACAGGCATTACGTTGCAGATTTCCCTGATGTAATATACGACACTCATCCCTACATTCCTATTATACTTAAACCTAATACAGCTTTTAGACCGCGTAATATAAATATAAATTCATTAGGATACCGCGGTAAGGATTTTAAAATAATAAAAACTCCGGGTACATTTCGTATCGTCTGTATAGGCGGTTCAACAGTTTTTGGTATCGGGTCATCCTCAGATAAAACCACTTTTCCTCAGTTACTGGAGGATGTATTAAACAAAAAAATATCCGGTAAGAAGTTTGAAGTCATTAATGCAGGCGTTCCAGGTTATACTACAGCGGAAAGCCTTATAGATATAGAATTACGGCTTTTGGATTTATCTCCTGATTTAATATTCATCTACCATGGATATAATGATTTTAAACCAAACAGGATGCCTAATTTTAAAAGTGATTATTCTCACTGGAGATATCGGGAACCAATTTATATAGGACGTCCTTTTTTAGACAATTTTAGGTTTTATACTAAGCTAAGAAACCTTATTTTAAAATATCTTCCAAAGAATCAGGATTCTTCCTTTCCTGAGCTGAAAAGATTTGATACAGTTTCTATTGAAGGAGTTAAGGCTTTTGAAAGAAATTTAAAAAGCATGATAGATATCGCTAAATCAAGGAATATAAAGGTCATTCTTTCAACATTTGTAATACCATTAAACGATACTAATCTTAAAAAAAATCCTGAAATGTTCAAAGCGCTTTTGTATTTTACTCCTACGCTGACTTATCAAGGTGTTTTAGATGCAAGAACAAAATATAACAATGCTGCGAAAGAATTAGCAGAGGAAGAGAATATCCCACTTGTAGATTTTGATAAGATTATGCCTCAGTCCCTGGAGTATTTCGATGATTATGTGCATTTCAATGACATAGGTGCAATGTTTATTGGAGAGAATATAGCCAACAGTATAATCGAAAATTACTTTAAGGAAAAATGA
- a CDS encoding YfhO family protein — protein sequence MENNNLNKTNIYYKNSFIKVILFIIIIFAISPIFKDFSNISTKEDYLICFSYEYYSIKSILEFHEFPLWSPYFNGGYPIFAHPEASAANPWLFLFLCFDEVKGIKISIILSALIGAFGMFYLTKSVLKFNNASAFFSSLLFTLSGFNITILTEYWSQTIYFYYFLPLILATFIKSKEDKKFLIITSLLTLPILVCGALSFVILCLFLFLFSVFDAFSKSDSKVQFKLTLLKNLLIVLTLTSAIGMFKILPMVQLLARNIRAIDNYSMLDKFCIDFKILFDQLINPLNILPAYPSIYFGYIPILFCLLSLVFYTKQLWRIFFVLFIFIILTLGSKSPINILKLLWHLPFYHSILDIKEYSYPVISFLISLLSGKFLQITDDKKRLKVLKAVVISAALLSVGELLFIYQSSFTDIFNAKKPEVTSNKLFYQVRVIPQNNYNMRAFLQYKNLFNNVGTLNWESDIPLPINAEPKFMQDSGNNFNLIPNPRYKGEAYFLNPENKAAITKITSNLITVKINANSPDKLIINQNAFPGWRCSSGEIKPYNNLLSVDISKEGSHEVIFKFMPRSFYLGLLISAISFVISMLYLFWFSRV from the coding sequence ATGGAAAATAATAATTTAAACAAAACGAACATATATTATAAAAATTCTTTTATAAAAGTTATTCTATTTATAATTATAATCTTTGCTATTTCACCAATATTTAAAGATTTTTCAAATATCAGTACTAAAGAAGACTACTTAATCTGCTTTTCCTACGAATACTACAGTATTAAGTCTATATTGGAATTTCATGAGTTCCCATTATGGTCACCATACTTTAATGGAGGTTATCCAATATTCGCTCACCCTGAAGCATCTGCTGCTAATCCATGGTTATTCCTTTTTTTATGTTTTGATGAAGTAAAGGGAATCAAAATTTCTATAATATTATCAGCGCTTATTGGGGCTTTCGGAATGTTTTATCTGACAAAATCAGTACTTAAGTTCAATAATGCCAGCGCTTTTTTTTCTTCCCTACTTTTTACTTTAAGCGGCTTCAACATAACCATTTTAACTGAATATTGGTCACAGACTATTTATTTCTATTATTTTTTACCACTAATTCTTGCAACTTTTATAAAATCCAAAGAAGATAAAAAATTTCTAATCATTACCTCGCTTCTAACGCTCCCTATTTTAGTCTGCGGAGCCCTGTCTTTCGTAATATTATGTTTATTTTTATTTCTATTTTCTGTTTTTGATGCTTTTTCAAAAAGTGATAGTAAAGTTCAGTTCAAATTAACCCTTCTAAAAAATCTTTTAATAGTTCTAACGCTGACAAGCGCAATCGGAATGTTCAAGATCCTGCCGATGGTGCAGCTTCTTGCAAGGAATATCAGGGCAATTGATAATTATTCAATGCTTGATAAGTTTTGCATTGATTTTAAAATATTATTTGACCAATTAATTAATCCTCTAAATATTCTCCCTGCTTATCCAAGCATATACTTTGGCTATATACCAATTCTATTCTGCCTCTTATCTCTCGTTTTTTATACCAAACAATTATGGCGAATTTTCTTTGTACTTTTTATTTTTATAATTCTAACGCTTGGCTCCAAAAGTCCAATTAACATATTAAAATTGTTATGGCATCTACCCTTCTATCATTCAATATTGGATATTAAAGAATATTCCTATCCTGTAATATCATTTCTGATAAGCCTTCTATCAGGAAAATTTCTACAGATAACAGATGATAAAAAGAGGCTTAAAGTTTTAAAAGCAGTAGTAATATCAGCAGCTCTTTTGAGCGTAGGAGAACTTCTATTTATCTACCAGTCATCATTCACAGATATTTTTAATGCCAAAAAGCCTGAAGTGACATCAAACAAGTTATTTTATCAGGTCAGAGTTATCCCCCAAAATAATTACAATATGAGGGCATTCCTCCAATACAAAAATTTATTCAATAATGTTGGAACTCTAAATTGGGAATCTGACATTCCTTTACCAATAAATGCAGAACCAAAGTTTATGCAGGATTCAGGTAATAATTTTAACCTGATCCCCAATCCACGTTATAAAGGTGAAGCTTATTTTCTCAATCCTGAAAATAAAGCAGCAATCACCAAAATAACAAGCAATTTAATTACAGTAAAAATCAACGCTAATTCTCCTGATAAACTTATTATCAATCAAAATGCATTTCCGGGATGGAGATGCAGCTCAGGCGAAATAAAGCCTTATAATAATCTGCTATCCGTTGATATTTCAAAAGAAGGAAGTCACGAGGTCATTTTTAAATTCATGCCACGCTCGTTTTATTTAGGGCTATTAATTAGCGCGATTTCTTTTGTAATTTCTATGCTATATCTTTTTTGGTTTTCCCGAGTTTAG
- a CDS encoding glycosyltransferase family 4 protein has protein sequence MKIGINALYSMSGGYGGMQVYFENLTKSLLEIDRKNTYIFFCNAQNYRELNFEEHNASKVFCRASRGLSLSKTLWEQFVLPLQTIAYGIDILFSPAYIAPVLISCKSVVTIHCTKYIKHPEDFDSTGLFVLKTFIPLSARKSDKIITVSNCTKSEVIDSYKVPPGKVAVIPYAAASHFNPSGNMAEFLNEKYGISGKYILSVASTKPHKNVQGLIEAYIKLKEERGIEHKLVLVGDKRPLLKHNWFSKYSNWQDHILFTGIIPNNELPPLYSNADAFVFVSKYESFGIPIIEAMSCGTPVVTSTSYAMPEVAAGCALLADPDNTNDIAEKIYELLTKEDLKTKLVETGKKHAGTFSWKRTAEMTLKVFEEICNVKQY, from the coding sequence ATGAAAATCGGAATAAATGCTCTCTATTCCATGAGTGGCGGATATGGCGGAATGCAAGTTTATTTTGAAAATCTTACCAAATCACTATTAGAAATTGATAGAAAAAATACATACATTTTTTTCTGTAATGCTCAAAACTACAGGGAATTAAATTTTGAGGAACATAACGCCAGCAAAGTGTTCTGCCGTGCATCGAGAGGGTTGAGTTTATCAAAAACCTTATGGGAGCAATTTGTCCTTCCGCTTCAGACTATTGCTTATGGGATAGATATCCTTTTTTCACCTGCCTATATTGCACCAGTTTTGATAAGTTGCAAATCTGTCGTAACCATTCACTGCACAAAATACATCAAGCACCCTGAGGATTTCGACTCAACTGGTCTTTTTGTTCTGAAAACATTTATTCCTCTCTCAGCAAGAAAAAGCGACAAGATCATAACTGTTTCTAACTGTACAAAATCCGAAGTTATAGATAGTTATAAAGTTCCCCCGGGAAAGGTGGCTGTAATTCCATATGCTGCGGCAAGCCATTTCAATCCTTCAGGCAATATGGCTGAGTTTCTCAATGAAAAATATGGGATTAGCGGTAAATATATCCTTTCAGTGGCAAGCACCAAACCTCATAAAAATGTTCAGGGGCTTATTGAAGCTTATATAAAGCTGAAAGAAGAAAGAGGAATAGAGCATAAACTTGTTTTAGTTGGCGATAAGAGACCCCTTTTAAAGCATAACTGGTTCAGTAAATATTCTAACTGGCAGGATCATATCCTTTTTACGGGTATTATCCCCAATAATGAGCTCCCTCCGCTTTACAGCAATGCAGATGCCTTTGTTTTCGTCTCAAAATACGAGTCCTTTGGGATACCTATAATTGAGGCCATGTCATGCGGTACCCCGGTGGTTACTTCAACATCGTATGCCATGCCGGAAGTAGCGGCGGGCTGTGCTCTACTTGCAGACCCTGATAATACTAATGACATTGCAGAAAAAATTTATGAACTCTTAACAAAAGAAGACTTAAAAACTAAGCTCGTGGAGACAGGGAAAAAACATGCCGGCACGTTCTCATGGAAGAGAACGGCAGAGATGACATTGAAGGTCTTTGAGGAAATATGCAATGTGAAGCAATATTAA